The following proteins come from a genomic window of Saccharomyces mikatae IFO 1815 strain IFO1815 genome assembly, chromosome: 7:
- the GTS1 gene encoding Gts1p (similar to Saccharomyces cerevisiae GTS1 (YGL181W); ancestral locus Anc_8.142) produces the protein MGFKNSSHSLKHVDRELKDLINSSDNANKCGECGNFYPTWCSVNLGVFLCGRCASVHRKVFGSRDDDAFSNVKSLSMDRWTREDVDELVRLGGNKGNAHFWNPKNVPFPFDGDDDKTIVEHYIRDKYILGKFRYDKIMPEDFGSSMDDSDRKLDRFDERNRSRSRSRSRSHSFYKGSHSSSDYGGSRDSFQSSGSRYSRQLLELRDMGFSDANKNLDALSSAHGNINRAIDYLERSSNSRNSVSAAAAASTPPLPRRRATTGGPQPAIFDGTNVITPDFTSNSASLPQAKPAVFDGTVQQYYDPVTGMIYVDQQQYAMAMQQQQQQQQQQQQLAFAQAQAQAQAQAQAQAQAQAQAQAQAQAQAQAQAQAQAQAQAQAQMQHVQIQPQQPQLTYQQMQQMQQGGNLPQGYFYMQ, from the coding sequence ATGGGGTTTAAGAATTCTTCCCATAGTCTAAAGCATGTGGACAGAGAATTAAAGGACTTGATTAATTCATCCGATAATGCCAATAAATGTGGTGAATGTGGTAATTTCTATCCAACATGGTGTTCAGTCAATTTGGGGGTTTTCCTTTGTGGTAGATGTGCCTCTGTCCACAGGAAGGTTTTCGGTAGCAGGGACGATGATGCCTTCTCCAACGTAAAATCGTTGTCGATGGATAGATGGACAAGAGAGGATGTTGACGAGTTAGTGAGGCTTGGAGGCAACAAGGGAAATGCTCATTTTTGGAACCCGAAGAATGTCCCCTTTCCTTTTGATGgagatgatgataaaactATTGTGGAACATTATATTAGGGACAAGTATATCTTGGGCAAGTTCAGGTATGACAAAATAATGCCTGAAGACTTTGGATCCAGCATGGATGATTCTGATAGGAAATTGGACAGGTTTGATGAAAGGAATAGAAGCAGGAGCAGGAGCAGGAGTAGATCTCATTCTTTTTACAAAGGGAGCCATAGTAGCTCTGATTATGGCGGTTCAAGAGACTCTTTCCAAAGTAGTGGGAGCAGATACTCCAGACAATTGTTAGAGCTCAGAGACATGGGTTTTAGTGAtgcaaacaaaaatttagaCGCATTATCGTCCGCTCACGGAAATATTAATAGGGCCATAGACTATCTAGAAAGAAGTTCAAATTCGAGAAATAGTGTatcagcagcagcagcggCATCCACTCCACCCCTGCCTAGAAGACGCGCAACAACAGGTGGTCCACAGCCGGCTATCTTCGATGGTACGAATGTAATCACGCCGGATTTCACTTCAAACTCAGCATCTCTCCCACAAGCAAAACCAGCTGTTTTTGATGGTACTGTTCAACAATACTACGATCCTGTTACCGGAATGATATACGTAGATCAGCAACAATATGCCATGGCTatgcagcagcagcaacagcaacagcaacagcaacagcagctTGCTTTCGCTCAGGCCCAAGCCCAAGCTCAGGCTCAGGCTCAGGCTCAGGCTCAGGCTCAGGCTCAGGCTCAGGCTCAGGCTCAGGCTCAGGCTCAGGCTCAGGCTCAGGCTCAGGCTCAGGCTCAGGCCCAGGCCCAGATGCAGCATGTCCAGATTCAACCACAACAACCGCAGTTGACATATCAGCAAATGCAGCAAATGCAGCAGGGTGGAAACCTGCCACAAGGCTACTTCTACATGCAATGA
- the STR3 gene encoding cystathionine beta-lyase STR3 (similar to Saccharomyces cerevisiae STR3 (YGL184C); ancestral locus Anc_8.145), producing MAFKTLDTVVVNTGSQNDQHSASVPPVYLSTTFKVDLSNETAQDYDYSRSGNPTRSVLQNQIGKLYRVPQENVLAVSSGMTALDIILRGLVLFNGTDNHTPTIIAGDDLYGGTQRLLNFFKQQSHAVSVHVDTSDFEKFKTVFQSLDKVDCVLLESPTNPLCKVVDIPRILRFVKCISPETTVVVDNTMMSGLNCNPLQLDPGCDVVYESATKYLNGHHDLMGGVIISKTAEIAAKLYFVVNSTGAGLSPMDSWLLVRGLKTLGVRLYQQQRNAMILAHWLEDSCGFKPTETNKTTKTRFVGLRSNPDFKLHQSFNSGPGAVLSFETGSFEHSKRLVSSKKLSIWAVTVSFGCVNSLLSMPCKMSHASIDPELRKERDFPEDLIRLCCGIENIVDLKKDLLAAMVDADIIEIRENGKYLFNKLNNNLAVNTTTDELHKPLSVYEEFYNQDFIRKDSELNVMGSKL from the coding sequence atggcaTTCAAAACATTAGACACAGTCGTGGTAAACACGGGCTCCCAAAATGACCAGCACTCTGCCTCAGTGCCACCAGTATACTTGTCAACTACTTTCAAAGTAGATCTGAGTAACGAAACTGCACAGGATTACGATTACTCAAGATCGGGCAACCCCACCAGAAGTGTCCTTCAAAACCAGATAGGCAAGCTCTATCGTGTCCCCCAGGAAAACGTTTTGGCTGTAAGCAGCGGTATGACGGCGCTAGACATCATTCTACGTGGACTAGTCCTATTTAACGGCACCGATAATCACACTCCAACTATAATAGCAGGTGATGATCTTTATGGAGGCACACAAAGGCTACTGAACTTTTTCAAGCAACAGAGCCACGCGGTCTCAGTTCACGTGGACACTTCAGACtttgaaaagttcaagACCGTTTTCCAGTCGTTAGATAAGGTTGATTGTGTTCTTCTAGAATCTCCAACAAATCCACTTTGCAAGGTCGTAGATATCCCTAGAATATTGCGTTTTGTGAAATGCATATCCCCTGAGACCACAGTGGTCGTTGATAACACTATGATGAGTGGGCTTAATTGTAACCCTTTGCAACTGGACCCAGGCTGTGACGTTGTATACGAATCCGCTACCAAGTACTTAAATGGTCACCATGATTTGATGGGGGGTGTTATTATTAGTAAAACAGCAGAAATCGCCGCAAAACTGTATTTTGTCGTCAACTCTACGGGTGCCGGTTTATCCCCAATGGATTCCTGGCTTCTGGTGAGAGGCCTGAAAACTTTAGGAGTCAGATTATACCAACAACAGAGAAATGCTATGATATTGGCCCACTGGCTAGAAGACTCATGCGGGTTCAAGCCTACCGAAACGAACAAGACTACAAAGACTAGGTTTGTGGGGTTACGCTCCAACCCTGATTTTAAGCTACACCAATCGTTCAACAGCGGTCCAGGTGCAGTACTGTCTTTCGAAACAGGATCATTTGAACATTCGAAGAGACTTGTCAGTTCCAAAAAATTGAGTATCTGGGCTGTGACGGTATCTTTTGGATGTGTGAATTCGCTTTTATCCATGCCTTGCAAGATGTCTCACGCATCTATTGATCCTGAACTGAGGAAGGAAAGAGATTTCCCTGAGGATTTAATTCGTCTTTGTTGTGGTATCGAAAACATAGTGGATCTgaagaaagatttattGGCGGCGATGGTTGACGCTGATATTATAGAAATAAGAGAAAATGGTAAATACCTTTTCAACAAGTTGAACAATAACTTAGCCGTCAACACTACTACCGATGAACTACACAAACCTTTAAGTGTTTATGAAGAATTTTACAATCAAGATTTCATTAGAAAGGATTCAGAATTGAACGTCATGGGTTCCAAACTATAA
- the TOS3 gene encoding serine/threonine protein kinase TOS3 (similar to Saccharomyces cerevisiae SAK1 (YER129W) and TOS3 (YGL179C); ancestral locus Anc_8.140), with protein MVILKEPVQLLPQSSLLHNNASNSSSRIKETKKVKLSYNPLTRRQILNNFEIIGTLGNGQYGKVKLARDLDTGELVAIKILNRFEKRSGYSLQFKLESSRVDGEIEAMKRCHHKNVVELYEILNDPESSKVYLVLEYCSRGPVRWCPENQMEIKAVGPSILTFEQSRKILSDVVSGLEHLHSRGITHRDIKPSNLLISSNGTVKISDFGVAILSTTGSTNIQSSHEQILKSKTLGTPAFLAPELCSTDSEHCCTFAIDIWSLGVTLYCLLFGTLPFNANSVLELFDKIINKSLEVPSYEEMLNRGTSDITIEEYSDAKNLLYKLLQKNPDKRIALAEIKAHPFMCHYGDNDASVAASLLTDFETFRELKVSPPCSYKNVELLSLPVNSSFASLDSLYLENFDYNNLRAGVDKNSKYVPSVTDANTLSPLAYHNLDSRESSYSSFSSFTSSTVFPSQISIHDAPPIGDQYCLPEENGSSSRVNSCGPSQYKIMSTLGEHSFDSTEADFGSALTPVNNFPQQIKAHLVEGKSNSKSQLKIETDASLVFETSDAQHTRRRMSLYKI; from the coding sequence atggTAATACTTAAAGAACCTGTTCAGCTGCTGCCTCAATCATCTCTGTTACATAATAATGCGAGCAATAGTAGTAGTCGTATAAAAGAGacaaaaaaagtcaaaCTATCTTATAATCCCTTAACCAGGAGGCAAATCCTCAACAACTTTGAAATTATAGGCACTTTGGGCAATGGACAGTATGGCAAGGTGAAATTAGCAAGAGACCTTGACACGGGTGAATTGGTCGCAATAAAAATCCTCaacagatttgaaaaaagaagtggCTATTCTCTTCAATTTAAACTGGAGAGTTCGAGAGTTGATGGAGAAATTGAAGCAATGAAAAGATGTCATCACAAGAACGTCGTGGAATTATACGAGATTTTGAATGATCCCGAAAGCTCAAAAGTTTATCTTGTACTGGAATATTGCTCAAGAGGCCCCGTTAGGTGGTGTCCGGAAAACCAAATGGAGATAAAAGCGGTAGGGCCATCAATACTCACTTTTGAACAATCAAGGAAGATACTATCAGATGTGGTATCAGGTCTAGAGCATTTACATTCCCGAGGAATAACGCATCGAGATATCAAACCTTCGAATTTgttaatttcatcaaatggAACTGTGAAAATATCTGATTTTGGAGTTGCTATTTTATCTACTACCGGAAGTACTAATATTCAATCATCGCATGAACAAATTTTAAAATCTAAAACATTAGGAACTCCTGCTTTTCTAGCGCCCGAACTTTGTTCCACGGACAGCGAACATTGCTGCACATTCGCAATTGACATCTGGTCTTTGGGAGTCACTTTATACTGTTTATTGTTTGGAACTTTGCCTTTCAATGCTAATTCTGTATTGGAACTATTTGACAAGATTATCAATAAATCATTGGAAGTCCCATCCTATGAGGAAATGTTAAACCGTGGCACCTCAGATATTACAATCGAAGAGTATAGTGATGCCAAAAATTTATTGTATAAGCTATTGCAGAAAAATCCCGACAAGCGAATAGCATTAGCAGAGATTAAGGCACATCCATTTATGTGTCACTATGGTGATAACGATGCGTCAGTTGCGGCCTCTCTATTGACAGATTTTGAAACATTTCGTGAATTGAAGGTTTCTCCTCCCTGTTCATACAAAAATGTAGAATTGCTTAGCCTACCAGTAAATTCATCTTTTGCCTCTTTAGATAGCCTTTACTTGGAAAACTTCGACTACAATAACTTAAGGGCTGGTGTTGAcaagaattcaaaatatGTCCCATCCGTAACCGATGCAAATACATTATCGCCCTTAGCATATCATAATCTCGATTCTAGAGAGTCATCttattcttccttttcctctttcaCATCGTCCACCGTTTTCCCTTCTCAGATCAGTATTCATGATGCCCCACCCATTGGTGATCAGTATTGCCTACCAGAAGAGAATGGAAGTTCATCAAGAGTAAATTCTTGTGGACCTTCGCAATATAAAATCATGTCTACCCTCGGAGAACATTCTTTTGACAGCACAGAAGCAGATTTCGGATCGGCTCTTACCCCTGTCAATAATTTTCCTCAACAAATTAAAGCCCACCTAGTGGAGGGCAAATCCAATAGCAAGAGCCAGCTTAAAATAGAGACAGACGCGTCACTCGTATTTGAAACTAGCGACGCACAGCATACAAGGAGACGAATGTCGCTTTATAAAATTTAG
- the MND1 gene encoding Mnd1p (similar to Saccharomyces cerevisiae MND1 (YGL183C); ancestral locus Anc_8.143): MIVKELVQQMIDEDGVISVEKCGNINIYWCFKNQTLQTLYDSSEMLKKKIQETESDITACKQELDKTLATGRCKKFTIGQKSYSREALLEKRNKIHEEIKKKSTSLQKIEMIRWDTAKIQENKHKIRLKKVQLEKITDNIEILVDYLYKKFFLKPEQIRKEFGIPEEFKEFTDI; this comes from the coding sequence ATGATCGTTAAAGAACTAGTGCAGCAAATGATCGATGAAGACGGCGTGATTTCAGTGGAAAAATGTGGGAATATCAACATTTACTGGTGCTTTAAGAACCAAACTCTCCAAACGCTGTACGATTCTAGTGAGatgctaaaaaaaaagatacagGAAACAGAGTCGGATATTACCGCATGTAAACAGGAGCTAGATAAAACGCTAGCGACAGGGAGATGCAAGAAATTCACTATAGGCCAGAAATCATACAGCAGAGAGGCTCTACTAGAAAAGAGGAATAAAATACACgaggaaataaaaaagaagagcaCAAGTTTGCagaaaatagaaatgaTCAGGTGGGATACAGCAaagattcaagaaaataaacatAAAATTCGTCTGAAAAAAGTCCAGCTGGAAAAAATTACTGATAATATCGAGATTCTTGTCGATTATCTCTACAAgaagttctttttgaagCCAGAACAAatcagaaaagaatttggaaTTCCAGAAGAGTTCAAAGAGTTCACAGATATTTAG
- the SMKI07G0750 gene encoding putative hydroxyacid dehydrogenase (similar to Saccharomyces cerevisiae YGL185C; ancestral locus Anc_8.146) — translation MGDASAATQKPTILFIADPCETSVTLNSRVFNEKFSILRYHLDTKDAFLDFLERHKHSRICAIYAGFPAFWKIGGMTRDIIEHKSFPRSDLRCIVLCSRGYNGWDLNALREHNIQLYNYQDDKNEKLIDDFKLHQVGNDVADCALWHILDGFRKFSYCQKLTRETGNTLSARAKAAEKSRFAFGHELGSVHTESPRGKKCLILGLGNIGKQLAQKLQYGLGMEIHYSKRSEDFTITQNERWVFHSLDETIYAKLYQFHAIVTTLPGTPQTEHLINDKFLKHCNSNLILVNLGRGAILDLRAVSKALRKGQIKHLGADVFYNEPQIDEKIRSFDKFTSITPHVGSATKDVFEQSCELALQRILQVMSGECASDEKVARIV, via the coding sequence atgggcGACGCCTCTGCAGCAACTCAAAAGCCCacaattcttttcattgCCGATCCATGTGAAACATCAGTCACATTAAATTCCAGGGTATTCAATGAAAAGTTCAGTATCTTGCGCTATCACTTGGACACCAAAGATGCGTTTCTTGACTTTCTGGAAAGGCACAAACATTCCAGAATTTGTGCCATTTATGCTGGCTTTCCAgctttttggaaaattggCGGTATGACTCGAGATATTATCGAGCATAAGTCGTTCCCCAGAAGCGATTTAAGATGCATCGTCCTTTGCTCAAGAGGGTACAATGGGTGGGACCTAAACGCATTACGCGAACATAACATTCAATTGTATAACTACCAAGacgataaaaatgaaaaactgATTGATGACTTCAAACTTCACCAAGTTGGTAACGACGTGGCAGATTGCGCATTGTGGCATATTTTAGACGGTTTCAGGAAATTCTCTTATTGTCAAAAACTTACTCGAGAAACCGGGAACACACTATCTGCAAGAGCAAAAGCTGCTGAAAAGAGCAGATTTGCTTTTGGACATGAATTAGGTAGTGTGCATACTGAATCTccaagaggaaaaaaatgtttgatTCTTGGTCTAGGAAATATTGGCAAGCAATTGGCCCAGAAATTGCAATACGGATTAGGAATGGAAATCCATTATAGCAAGAGAAGTGAAGACTTCACAATTACTCAAAACGAAAGGTGGGTGTTTCATAGTCTGGACGAAACAATATATGCCAAACTATACCAATTTCATGCAATCGTGACCACATTACCGGGCACCCCTCAAACAGAACATTTGATTAATGacaagtttttgaaacattGCAATTCAAATTTAATTCTAGTAAACTTGGGAAGGGGCGCAATCCTGGACTTGCGAGCTGTATCTAAGGCCTTGCGAAAAGGACAAATTAAGCATCTCGGAGCAGACGTCTTTTATAATGAACCACAaatagatgaaaaaatcagatCTTTTGACAAATTTACTTCAATTACTCCGCATGTGGGCAGTGCGACAAAAGACGTATTTGAGCAAAGTTGCGAATTGGCCttacaaagaatattaCAAGTGATGTCTGGAGAATGCGCAAGTGACGAAAAAGTTGCCCGTATAGTTTAG
- the ATG1 gene encoding serine/threonine protein kinase ATG1 (similar to Saccharomyces cerevisiae ATG1 (YGL180W); ancestral locus Anc_8.141): MGDISNKYNTTSVNHNLMISAGNYTAEKEIGKGSFATVYRGHLISDKSQHIAIKEVSRAKLKNKKLLENLEIEIAILKKIKHPHIVGLIDCERTSTDFYLIMEYCALGDLTFLLKRRKELMENHPLLRTVFEKYPPPSESHNGLHRAFVLSYLQQLASALKFLRSKNLVHRDIKPQNLLLSTPLIGYHDSKTFHELGFVGIYNLPILKIADFGFARFLPNTSLAETLCGSPLYMAPEILNYQKYNAKADLWSVGTVVFEMCCGTPPFRASNHLELFKKIKRANDAITFPSYCNIEPELKKLICSLLTFDPAKRIGFEEFFNNKVVNEDLSPYELGDDLPDLESKSKGIAESNMFVSEYLSKQPTRPNTNFAEHQSITGNSGEFDEALNNSDILATPAETDRTQTLDKKDSNNKYHNNLVSDRSFEREYVVVEKKSVEVNSLADEVAQAGFNPTPIKHLTPTQNQNILSNQQSSPNNQQYFQNQGENQKLLRAASSSSGGSDGSRRPSLVDRRLSISSLNPSNALSRALGIASTRLFGGTNQYQQQQQNTSSPPYSQTLLNSQLFHELTENIILRIDHLQHPEILKFDNNNIVNILESLAAKAFVVYSYAEVKFSQIVPLSTTMKGMANFENRRSMDSNAIAEEQDSDDAVEEDETLKKYKEDCLSTRTFGKGRTLSATSQLSATFNKLPRSEMILLCNEAVVLYMKALSTLSKSMQITSNWWYESQEKSCSLRVNVLVQWLREKFNECLEKADFLRLKINDLRFKNASEVDENQTLEEEKGIVEEPVYLEKLLYDRALEISKMAAHMELKGENLYNCELAYATSLWMLETSLDDDDFTNTYGDYPFKSNIRSESTDGENKEKYHNVLDENDKTIIRRYIDSIANRLKILRQKMNHQN; this comes from the coding sequence ATGGGAGACATCAGTAATAAATATAACACAACGTCTGTAAATCATAACCTGATGATAAGTGCAGGCAACTACACTgcagagaaagaaattggaAAGGGTTCTTTCGCCACTGTATATAGAGGTCATCTGATCTCTGATAAATCTCAGCATATAGCCATCAAAGAAGTATCTAGGGCGAAAttaaagaataagaaattATTAGAGAATCTGGAGATAGAAATCGctattttaaagaaaatcaaacatCCTCATATCGTCGGACTTATTGATTGTGAACGAACGTCAACagatttttatttgatcATGGAATATTGTGCCCTTGGAGACCTAACATTTTTACTGAAAAGGCGTAAAGAATTGATGGAAAATCATCCTCTGCTAAGAACagtatttgaaaagtatcCCCCGCCCAGTGAGAGTCATAACGGCCTACATAGGGCGTTTGTCTTGAGTTATTTACAGCAATTGGCTTCTGCTCTGAAATTCCTGAGATCCAAAAACTTGGTTCATAGGGATATCAAACCTCAAAATCTACTATTATCTACGCCATTAATCGGATATCACGATTCGAAAACTTTCCATGAGCTCGGCTTTGTTGGAATTTACAACTTGCCCATTTTGAAGATAGCAGATTTCGGGTTTGCAAGATTTTTACCAAACACGTCGTTAGCAGAAACTCTTTGTGGTTCACCCTTATATATGGCGCctgaaattttgaattatCAGAAATATAATGCTAAAGCGGACTTGTGGTCTGTCGGTACAGTGGTATTTGAAATGTGCTGTGGAACCCCGCCATTTAGAGCTTCTAATCATTTagaattgttcaaaaaaataaaaagagcAAACGACGCCATAACATTTCCTTCGTACTGCAATATTGAAccagaattgaagaaactgaTATGTAGTTTACTAACTTTTGACCCGGCCAAAAGAATAGGATTTGAAGAGtttttcaacaacaaaGTAGTCAATGAAGATTTGTCACCTTATGAATTGGGAGATGATCTACCTGACCTGGAATCCAAATCCAAAGGCATTGCTGAAAGCAACATGTTTGTCTCCGAGTATTTGTCTAAACAGCCAACGAGGCCTAACACTAATTTTGCGGAACATCAATCAATAACAGGTAATTCTGGGGAATTCGACGAGGCCCTCAACAATAGCGATATCTTAGCTACCCCAGCCGAAACAGATCGTACGCAAACGTTAGATAAAAAGGACTCGAATAACAAATACCACAATAATTTGGTTTCAGATCGAAGCTTCGAAAGAGAATACGTTGTAGTAGAGAAGAAATCAGTCGAAGTTAATTCACTGGCAGATGAGGTTGCACAAGCAGGGTTCAATCCAACTCCCATTAAGCACCTAACTCCTACTCAGAATCAGAATATCTTATCCAATCAACAATCTTCTCCTAATAACCAGCAATACTTTCAAAACCAAGGGGAAAATCAGAAATTACTGAGAGCCGCATCATCTTCTAGTGGTGGGAGTGATGGATCCAGACGACCATCCTTGGTAGACAGACGCCTGTCTATATCCTCGTTGAATCCATCTAATGCACTATCAAGAGCTCTCGGTATCGCCTCAACGAGATTGTTTGGTGGTACCAACCAATatcagcaacagcaacaaaaCACGTCTTCTCCACCATACAGTCAAACTTTGTTGAATTCGCAACTTTTCCATGAGCTTACTGAGAATATAATATTGAGAATAGATCATTTACAACATCCAGAAATTCTAAAGTTTgacaacaataatattgtCAACATTTTGGAATCTCTGGCTGCAAAGGCGTTCGTTGTTTACTCTTATGCTGAGGtaaaattttctcaaatCGTCCCTTTATCGACAACAATGAAAGGCATGGCTAATTTTGAGAACAGGCGCAGCATGGATAGTAATGCGATTGCAGAAGAGCAAGATTCTGATGATGCAGTAGAAGAGGAtgaaactttgaaaaaatataaggAAGATTGTTTATCTACGAGaacttttggaaaaggaagGACGCTATCTGCCACATCTCAATTGAGTGCAACCTTTAACAAACTACCACGTTCAGAAATGATTCTGTTATGTAATGAAGCGGTCGTCTTATATATGAAGGCGTTATCCACTTTATCAAAGTCAATGCAGATAACGTCTAATTGGTGGTATGAATCTCAGGAAAAATCATGTTCCTTAAGAGTTAATGTATTGGTACAGTGGCTGAGGGAAAAGTTTAATGAATGCTTAGAAAAAGCCGATTTTCTAAGGTTGAAAATCAATGATTTGAGATTCAAGAATGCTTCTGAAGTAgatgaaaatcaaactttggaagaagaaaaaggtatTGTAGAAGAACCAGTATATTTAGAAAAGCTATTATATGATCGTGCTTTAGAAATCTCTAAGATGGCTGCACATATGGAATTAAAGGGAGAAAATCTGTATAACTGTGAATTAGCATATGCAACTTCACTTTGGATGTTAGAGACCTCCTTGGATGATGACGATTTCACGAATACCTATGGTGACTACCCTTTTAAATCCAACATCCGGTCAGAAAGTACCGACggtgaaaataaagaaaaatatcataatgtattggatgaaaatgacaaaACGATAATAAGAAGGTACATTGATAGTATTGCGAACAgattgaaaatattgagGCAAAAGATGAACCATCAAAATTAA